acagcacgttcccccatcacagcacgttcccttattacagcacgttcccttatgaCAGCACGTTCCCCCATCACAGCACATTAccccatcacagcacgttccctcatcacagcacgttcccccatcacagcacgttccctcatcacagcacgttccctcatcacagcacgttccctcatcacattatgttccctcatcacagcacgttccctcatcacagcacgttccctcatcacagcacgttccctcatcacattatgttccctcatcacagcacgttccccttATAACAGCATGTTCccccatcacagcacgttccttTGTCAGTATTATAATAACTAATTGCCAGTAAAATGTATTTCTCTTTGTACTGCAGCTGGTGTATCATTTGCTTCAATCACTAAGACGTGTGCGGCGGCCTGTACGGCTGTGAGTGCTGGAATCTCCTTGGCCTCCAGTTCCGTGTCTTGCTGCACCACTGACCTGTGCAACACAAGCGGCGCCACCAGCATTAAATCTGGAGTCACCATCCTGGCTGTGACTGCCGGACTAATCTTAGCCCTGCTGAAGAATTCTCTGTGAATGTTAAATGGTTCATAAACTGTAACCAAACATGTGAAACTTCATTAAACAAATTGTAACATAAAACATCACTTTGTACGTGAATTTATCAATAAATCTGGAAACATTGTGatctaaaggaaaactatagcattagaaatacaagttATGGGTTCCCTGTGAGCATTACACACAGAATTTAACTTACCTTATTTCTCCTGGTGCGCTTGGTGCTGCTACCCCACCTACTCAGCTGAGATTATCAATACCGACAATTTcaaccaattcaatgctttcccctaAGGAAGTTTTGGGCGGCTTGTGTGCATGCTCAACATATCACCATGCtgcaccaattagcatctccttatagagatactTTGAGTCAATCGTTGCAGGACCGAACTCAGGAAGTCCTAGTGACAGCCTGGACCACCATCATgaagtgacaaccatgacggttgtcatgtGCCCAGCGGTCCTGGGCCCCACATTCCCAATCTGCAACAGTGGAACTACCACCAGTGCAGCTGCACTGGGGCCCAGTGGGTGACTCATGCACCTGGGGCCACTTAATGGGCATATGTTTTCAGGGACCCGGTTGTGGCCCTTTAATACCGCAACCAGGCCCCTTTAACAATGACAGCTGGGAGGAGAGGTcagccagtcacttcctcccagcttactctgtGCTGGAGGGTGGAGGCAGAGCAGATGGAGTGAGGAGgggagagccccagctgtcaaaagtcccagccacccttctgcaccaaaaaggtaagaaacaggagggtggctaaaaaatcACGAGGTATAGGGTTAGTTATGGCCCACGAGGAAAAGGGTTAGTTATGGCCCATGAGTTATAGGGTTAGTTATGGCCCATTTACGGCTCAGGAGGCAGTGGGTTAGTTATGGCCCACAAAGCAATGGGTTTGTTATGGCCCACGAGGTAAAGGGTTAGTTATGGCCCATGAGGTATAGGGTTAGTTATGGCCCACGCGGTAGAGGGTTAGTTACCCCCCCGCACGAGGTATACAGTTAGTTATGGCCCACAAGGCAGAGGGTTAGTTATTGTTGCGGTTGCCGGCTCGCCACGTGGCAAAGCTGTGCCCGACCGGCCCAGTCTAGCCGACGGCAAAAGCTTACCTGCTCACCGGCGAGCCGACAGCCGCTTCTCCGCATCCTCCGACCGTCTCGaccggatccaaaatggcgctgatcgcgtggtcgcgcctaaactaagctccgccccccaagtttatactgacgtgcgcgtgacgtcacgacgtcaacgcgcacgcacgttctggggtcagaggtcgccctctgaccaatcagacctttgagagggatatttaactccctagctcactccagtaccttgccctgtcgtggtttcctgttcctggtttcctgagagtgctttatatttgtgaatctgatgtcctggtatcctgatcttggcttttccctggttattctgaattctggtttccctgacttggcttgtgtaaacggtattgtgtattttctggcttccttgacctcggctttccctttgtccattctctgtctctagcgtatcagtccggccattctaaggtctggtttacgctctgtccttttttttccttttcttgtctatgtatatgtttacatagtttctgcgtgctggaccacactagtagtcgtgacagttATGGCCCACAAGGTATAGGATTGGTTATGGCTTACGAGGTAGAGGGTTAGTTATGGCCCACGAGGTAGAGGGCTAGTTATGGCACACAAGTTAGAGGTTAGTTATGGACCACGAGGTATAGGGTTAGTTATGGACCACGAGGTATAGGGCTAGTTATGACCAACGAGGCAGAGAGTTAGTTATCGCCCACAAGATATAGGTTTGGTTATGGCTCACAAGGTATAGGTTAGGTTAGGACTCACGAGGTATAGGTTTGGTTATGGCCCACGAGGTGGGGATTAGTTATGGGCCACAAGGTAGAGAGTTATTTATGACCCACAAGTCAGAGGGTTAGTTATGGCCATTGGCCAACAAGGTATAGGGTTAGTTAAGGCCCACGAGGTAGAGGGTTAGTTATGGCCCACAAGGTATAAGGTAAGTTATGGCCCACGAGGTATAGGGTTAGTTATGGCCCACGTGGTAGAGGGTTAGTTATGGCCCATGAGGCAGAGGGTTAGTTATGGCCCCGATGTAAAGGGTTAGGTTTGGCCCATGAATTATAGGGTTATTTGTGGACCATCAGGCAGAAGGTTAGTTGTGGCTCACGAGGTAGAGGGTTAGTTATGGCCCACAAGGTATAGGGTTAGTTAGGGCCCAGGTGGTAGAGGGTTAGTTATTGCCCATGAGGCAGAGGGTTAGTTATGGCTCAGATGTAAAGGGTTAGGTTTGGCCCATGAAGTATAGGGTTAGTTAAGGCTCACGAGGTAGAGGGTTAGTTATGACCCACAAGGTAGAGGGTTAGTTATGGCCTACGTGGTAGAGGGTTAGTTATGGCCCATGAGGCAGAGGGTTAGTTATGGCCCATGAGGTAGAGGGTTAATTATGGCCTATAAGGCAGAGGGTTAGTTATGGCCCCTGATGTAAAGGGTTAGTTATGACCCACTAGGTATAGGGTTAGTTATGGCCCACAAGGTAGAAGATTAGTTATGGCCCACGAGGTAAAGGGTTAGTTATGGCCCTTGAGGTATAGGGTTATTTATGGCCTTCGAGGTTGAGGGTTAGTTATGGCCCACGAGGCAGAGGGTTCGTTTTGGTCCACGATCCAGAGGGTTAGATATGGCACACAAGGCAGAGGGTTAGATATGGCACACGAGGCAGAGGGTTAGTTATGGCCCATGAGGTAGATTATTCAGTATGACGTAGATGGAATGTCTTGTCAagtcatatttgtttttatcaacctattgttcctgtgacattttgtaattgtctcatttactgGTAAAATACCCCCTTTATAATACTGTGATGCGCTGCGGAATGAGTTGGCCCtatgtaaatgccaataataataataatttcattgCAGCGCACACTGTACTGGGCTTAATGCCATTTAATGGGATTTAACATGTAATTAAATGGTAATGATAAATTCATTAGGCAAAGTGACAGCCCCAAACCGGGCTCACTCTTTAATGTCACATTAAACATTTATAAAACTTTTTACATTGACTGATGTCGGGTCAGGCTGAAGTTGTGCACTGACGGCAAAGTACCAGCACTCAGGGTGTGGGGGCTGtgcttgttatttattgttacttTGTATATTGGAATATTCACAAACAGTTTGAGATGTAATGTTAAAGAATAGGAATTTAGGACACAGTATGCCGATCTGTAGATTTTTGGTAAACTTTCAATAATGAAAGGTATCTATCTATTTAACTATATCTATCTAAATgcaaatatattttctatttccatCTGCTTTGGTGTCTGTAATTTCTCAAAGCAATTATCTGTCTTATTACTAATCCtcaaaaaatatctttttttttcacactgGTTTTAAGATGTATCACAAtccgaatttaaaaaaaaataacctaaattttactccaaatcTCAACTGCACTTTATTcaaacctttaaaaaacagttacacccattcagggccggccttcgGCCTTTAGACGACTTGTGCAAAAAAATCATACCCCTTCATtcatgaatagtgtgtgtaaaggggtgtaGTGTTTAGGGATAGGGGATTTAGTGTGAGAGGCGTGATGGCTGTATGCGATATGTAAGCTATGTGCTGGTTGTGTGTGATATTTTTAATggttgtattgactgtgtgtgagataTATGTGCTTATATTTGACTggcagtattattttatttatataatattttaccaggaaagatacattgagatttctctcgtttttcaagtatgtcctgggtccacaaatcattgcattgttacagttagtgtacaataaaatacaaaaacaatattaatatacaataaatacaaaatttaacatagaacagttaggaaatatataatcaaccatgacaggtgcattctgttttgaggtatgtagagagggatctcttaaaggactctaggcttggggaagattttaatttgtgcgggaggtcgttccaaaattgcggcgctctgtaggagaaggaggatcaggctgctttctttttgtattgaggtagactaaataaagtgctggtactggattggaggttataggaggtgggaacagccgaggagagcattctgctcaaatAAGGTggaagtttcccagaaaagctcttaaacacaaggctggaaagatgaagggtgcgtcgggATTCTAGTGAcaaccagtttagttattttagcatgtcacaatggtgggtcatgtaattacattgtagcacaaatcagaAGAACGAGTTATATAAtgcattgagtttattaatgtgggattgcatatgcatatactacatccgcataatcaatgattggcatcagcatttgctgtacaatcttttcctttactgtagggcttagacagggtctaacaacatacccaagtatttgaaatagtggactgcggtcagtgtgctatttgaattagttttgatggataggtgggaattgtgtaatttgtgtaactgttccaaagatcattgtgacagttttgtcagtgtttaggaatagtttgttttttgcaatccacttttctacctctgtaaactggtcttggagcacagcctcaagctgtggtagatcggaattgctcgcatagattactgtgttgtCTGCGTACATTACTGGCCTGGTCTGTACATGTGTAACACTGTAATGCAAAGCCTAGAAATAAACCATAAGCagaggttatttattttattaaacaggCCTTGTATATCCAGAGGAGTTAGTCTTACATTAAATGCTTTATCCCATTACCAATAACTCtccaatgtatcaatgtatcacCCATGAACAGAGCCATCTCAGACAGGGTTGGAATAGAGAGTAGGGGGCAGcttgttttaaacatttaaatggttatggtgcttggagtattcctttaagcagtgagactgactgatttttttttttaattattattttattatttctatagtatcaacatattccgtagcgctgtaaaaTGGTATGGCCGTGTGATAGGTTAGACTATGGttgtataaaatgtaaataaaataaaaacaaatatccaGAAAGATTTTACAGGATTGAGAAAGAGAAATTATTTGTCACAGAGAGAGTGgaatataattattaaaataaaacagtaatgtGTCCTTTAGATAGGGATTGAATGGTCCCTCCACTTTTAGAGAGATTAAagggaccaaaacaactttaactttaattttcatacagccctagtcacacctccctgcatgtaacttgctcagtcttcctaaacacttcctgtaaagcatcatctaatgtttacactttctttattgcaagttctttttaatttagtatttttttatttttttttatctctcctgttaatagcttgctagaccctgtatgaaccttctgtgtgtgattaaagttcaggagttaaaacttttaaagtaagttacatctgattgaaaatgaaaccatgtttctattcaagctgtgtcagtcacggccggggaggtgtggcaagggctgtgtAAACAG
The nucleotide sequence above comes from Pelobates fuscus isolate aPelFus1 chromosome 4, aPelFus1.pri, whole genome shotgun sequence. Encoded proteins:
- the LOC134607694 gene encoding lymphocyte antigen 6E-like, which gives rise to MDTIKIIVVLTTLCIGTAMSLQCYTCTSQTSNANCITTTTNCTTGQTYCMTSSTSAGVAGVSFASITKTCAAACTAVSAGISLASSSVSCCTTDLCNTSGATSIKSGVTILAVTAGLILALLKNSL